DNA sequence from the Pedobacter schmidteae genome:
CTAACGGACCTTTGGTCGGATCATCATTGTAGGGATTTAAAGTGCCGCTCTCTATGTATTCGCTGTCGTTAAAATAACGGGTATTGACCATGCCAATTGTTGCCCCGATATACAATTGATTAGAGATGTTTAACGCACCTGAAAAATTCAGTTCTGAAGACCCTCCATAAGAAGCGGCGTTTACGGTCTGGAGGTTTGAACCAATAAAAGGCTCTGCTGTATAATTTGAGATCTGACCTGCCGGAGTGATTTTATTGATCAGGTAACTCTGAAACGCCATGTTCTCCAACGATTTTGAATCCAGGTTACCACTTTGGTTCTTGTAAAAATTTGCTTCTTCTGCAAAATAATCACGCATGGTGGTTACGTCATTGTTGCCACCATATTTGTAGTTTTGGGTATAATCATTGGTTCTGTTAAAACCGATGCCAAATACGGCACTTAATACACCTCTTTTGGTGTCTTGTCCCTGTGCCTTATAAGTTGGATTGTACCAAACTACGCCAATCTGCCCCACATTTAACTTGTTGTCAGAACCTTTTCCGCTTTGGCCCAGGTAGTCCGACTTAGAGGTGGAATTGTTGAATTCAGGCGTAAAGCTAAATTCTGATCTGGTGAAAAGTCCCAACCCTGCAGGGTTGCCACCTAAAGAACTCATGTCGCCACCAACGCCAATTTGTGCATTGCCCATTCCATTAGATCTGGCCGAGCTGCCGTAATTTCCTTTTCCAAAGCGTATGGCATCGCCAACATATTGACCGTATTGTGCATATGTAGTGCCTGTGGTAGCTACCATAGCTACCATAAGCATCTGTGTAAATTTCTTCATCTGTGTATTTCGCTAAAATTATCTGCCTCCGCCTCTTGATGGTCTGGTTGTTCCGCCGCTGCTACCGCCACCATAACTTCCGCCAGATCTGCCCTCACTTCCACTACTTCTTGACGGTGGATTGTAAGAAGGCGGAGGGGTATATGATTCTCTTGTTGGCCGTGTTTCTGTTCTGGTAGGTCTTGATTCTGGCTGACTTTGTCTGGTAGGTCTTGACGACTCAGTCCTTGATGGTCTTGAACCATCAGTATTTGATGTTCTGGTTGTGCCTGCAGCATTACCTCTTGAAGGCCTGCTGTAACCAACAGTACCATTGGTGTTGCCCCTTGATGATCTGGGAGAAATACCACCATTTAAATAACCTCCTCTGTTTCCGGTGTATACATCGCTTGCGCCTCTTGAAGGTCTGGCTCTATAGTCTACAGGAGTTGTCCGGCCGGTATAAAATCCGCCACCCCAGTAGCCACCACCCCAAAGGCCTCCACCGTAATAACCACCTCCATAATAGTTGTTATAACCCCAGAAAGGAGAATAATAATTGCCCCATGAATTATAATAAGGTGATCTCCATAATGATCCATAAAATGGATTAAAACCGAAACCAAAGCCGAAGCCTAACGACATGCCATAATTGCCATACCATCCGCCATCATAATAGGGATCGTAATAGCCCATCCACGAAGGA
Encoded proteins:
- a CDS encoding OmpP1/FadL family transporter; the protein is MKKFTQMLMVAMVATTGTTYAQYGQYVGDAIRFGKGNYGSSARSNGMGNAQIGVGGDMSSLGGNPAGLGLFTRSEFSFTPEFNNSTSKSDYLGQSGKGSDNKLNVGQIGVVWYNPTYKAQGQDTKRGVLSAVFGIGFNRTNDYTQNYKYGGNNDVTTMRDYFAEEANFYKNQSGNLDSKSLENMAFQSYLINKITPAGQISNYTAEPFIGSNLQTVNAASYGGSSELNFSGALNISNQLYIGATIGMVNTRYFNDSEYIESGTLNPYNDDPTKGPLGYTGEEKYKFSYTTSQESKGSGINGKLGLIFRPVSNFRIGATFQTPTWLYVEDHFSENISTVLSGETISNGVGPLNYSYTYNLKTPAKGSLGASYVIAGQAIISADVDFIDYSSTRFSMDGGGSPDQDIINNNADIKKYYKSAINYRVGGEYKVNNLSLRAGYGLNGSPLKDDTKNIYDTKYYTGGLGYRINEYYFDIAYQRVQSENRLSPYVLSDGSEPVAAIKNANNNVLLTFGIRF